In the bacterium genome, CAGGGTATAGTCGGGCCGGCCGGTATCGGAATAGATGCCATTGGCGTTGCGTGTATCCAGCAGATTGGTGACGTTGCAGAACACCTGGGCGCGCACGGTGCCAAAGCTGATGGTGCGGCCGACGCGCAGATCGAGATTATAAGTCATCGGCTTGCGCTCGCTGTTCTCGCGCAGGCCGGTGAAGGTCCCTGAACCCGAAACCTCACCGCGAGCGAAGGAAGGCGTATAAGGCAGGCCGGAGTTGATGGTGCTCACCAGACTTGCCGACCAGCCGCGGTCCGCCCAGCTGAAGACGGTGTTGAGGGCCTGGCGTTGGTCCCAGTTGAGGTTGATCATCTGAATGCGCGGCGCCACCTTGGCCAGGGCATCATAATAGGCGTCCTGGGGATTGGAGGAGGTGCCCTTAGCCGTCATGTAGGTATAATCGACGTTGAGGGCAAGCTTGCTGAGGCGGTAGCTGCCGGAGAGGGTCACGCCCTTGGCAGCGGCATGGTCCTTGTTGACATAGTTATAGTAGGTCATCCCCTGGTAGGTATCGATCGGCTCGCCGGTGCCCAGCCAGTCGCGGATATCCCGGTAAAAACCGGTGAGATGGAGGTAGAGGTTATCCGAAAGCTGCTGCTGCAGGCCGAGCTCGTACATGACCGTGCGCTCCGCATTGAGGTCGGCATTGCCGACGAGATTGCTGGCGCCGGCCCCGGTGATCCAAAAATTGGGATTGTCATACAGATAGCTCATCTGCGGATTCTGGAAGAACCAGCCGTAACTGAAATGAATCACCCCCTTGTCCGTGATCGGGAACGAGAGCCCGAAGCGGGGTGAGAGCTGTGACTTGGCACTGGCCTTCTTCCACCAAAATTTCTCCCGTTCCGCGACTGTATACTTGACCAGAGCGCTGTCGGGCGTGCCCGGCGCATAGTTGCTGTAGATGTGGTCCATCTTGAACGGGGCATAGATCTGTGGATCCATGGGATCGGCGAGCACCCGGCCATCCGGATCAAAATAGTCATACCGCAAGCCGATATTAATAATCAGCTCGTTGAATTCGATCTTGTCCTGAATATAGGCCGACATCTCCCGGGGTTTTGCGCCGTATCTGACATGGTAAGGCGAGCTCTCGGCCGGCACAATCGGCCGGAAGGTGACATCCGAGAATTGCAGCTGGTACCAGTCGTTGCGCAGATCGTTGAGGGTGGTCGCCGCCCCCATCTTAACGAGATGGCGCTTGTTGAGCTGGCTGGTCAGATCGAGGCTGAAGTTGTAATAGGAGACATCGTTCTTGCCGATATCGGTCGAATTGCCATAGTAGGTGAAATCGTTGGTGCGAGTGATGACCGAGATGTCATCCTCCACACTGCGACCGTAAACATACTGCTCGATCATCGCCGACTCGGTAGGCATATAACGGTAGTCGTAGGGATCTTCATAGAGAAAGTTCTTGTGGCGCTTGTTGTAATAGTTGGCCTTGAAATCGAGGAAGGTGCTCTTGGAAGCGATGTATTTGGCCGAAAAAATATGGGTCTGACTGCGGGTATTGTAGTGTTTGCCGGCATCCGGCACATACTTGTAGTCCCAGCCCACGCCATAGCTGCGGTCATAGTTATAATAAAGACCGTAGGAGAGTTTGAGTTTGGTGGAGGCATCCAGAAAGAATTTGGCCTGCGAAGAGTAGCCCTTGTACCAGCCCAAAGGCACCATTGCGTTATCCGCTTTGGCGAAGGTGTGCACCGTGTCGCCGGCCGGCGAGCGGAATCCCCACGGCATGAAATAACGCACGCCCTGGATAAAACTCGGGCTGTTCTGATAGCGTCCCGAGACGAAATAGGTCAGCCGTTTCTGGGTCAGGGGGATGGGACCGGAGATATTGACCTGAAAATCGGTGTTCGTGGTCGGGTCATAGCGGTTCAGGTAGGCCTTCCGGGTCAGCCAGGGTTTGGTCGCCTGGGCGCTGGAGGTGAAGGGATTGATTTTGCCGAAATCGTAGATGATGAAATTGCCGCCGCGGGTCAAGGCACGGGCTGCAGCGTTGGCCCAGGCGGCGTTGCTCATGACGTAATAGGTGCCGTCATCAAAGCTGAGGTGATCGCCGAAGTAGCCGGTGGCGTTGACGTGAAACTGGTCGCTTCCCTGCTTGGTGACGATATTGACCACACCGGAAAGGGCCTGGCCGTACTCTGCGTTAAAGGTGCCTGTGATGGTCTTTAGTTCCTGGATCGCCTGGTCATCGATGCTGATGCCCGCCGAACGGCTGAGGGGGTCGACGACCTTGACCCCGTCGACCATGTAGGTGATTTCACTGGTACGGCCGCCGCGGATATGGAGGTTGCCGCTGTCGTCGGTGACGACGCCGGCCTGTAGATTGACCAGCTCGGCGACGCTGCGCACCGGGAGCTGATCGATCTTGTCCGCACCAAAGGAGACCTGTGAGGAGGTTAGATCCTTCTGCACCTGGACCCGGTCGGCGACGATGTCAATCGATTCGCCGCTTTCAAGAACCGTGGTTGAGAGACGGCAGTCCACTTTGGTGGTGAGATCGACGCTGACCGTGACCTGCGTCCGGTTGACCGACTGGTAACCGATATAGACAAATTTGACCGTATAGATCCCCGGTTTGATGTTGATGATATAGTACTCGCCATTGGGATCGGTGACGGCCCCCTGGATTGCAGAGCCGCTGAGTGAAATGGGGCGGCCGGATTCGAGACGCTCGATGATCATCACATTGGCGCCGATGAGGGGCTGTCCGGACGCGGCATCGGTCACCCGGCCGGCGATCTTGCCGGTCTCCCCCGCCATCACGGGCGCCGCCAGAAACGCAGCGCAGAGGAAGACGACGAGCAAGGGGATGGCAAAGCGTTGCACCATAATACCTCCAGCTTGTTGTAGCGTGATACGGTTGGCATGCATATCGCGGATCTAGAGATCTGCCGGGCTACAGCAGCCGCTTCCGGCCGGGCTGTATCCCGGCAGCGCCCTGTTTTACTTGCGATCTGCCACAGCACCAGTGGAAACCACCCCTCCTTAAACAGAATGGGGCGGCCCGGGGGCCGCCCCATTGCCTGATGCCGTTATTTGAGCAGAGTCATCTTGAGAATGTGCGAATACTCCGGAGTGATCATGCGGCAGAAATAGACACCGCTACTGACCGCCTGACCGGCGTGGTTCTGTCCGTTCCAGGTGATGGTGTGAGAACCGGCGGTGATCTGGCCGTCGACCAGAGTCGCCACTTCCTTGCCGAGCAGATCATACACGGCGATCCGCACCGGGGAGGTCTTCGCTACCTGATAGGAGATGGTGGTGACAGGGTTGAAGGGATTGGGATAGTTATTCTTCAACTCGAACACCAGCGGCTGCACCGGTTCGGTCTCGACTGCGGTCGGGCCGCCGATGACCTGAAGGAAACCGAAGGTTGCTGGACGCATCCAGTCCTGGGAGTTACCCTGATTGCCCCAGCCGGTCCACAGGGTACGCCCGGTATCGCCCTTGGAGGGATCGAGATCCGTGCCGTCGATGCGTAACGGCATCATCATGCCGTCAACCACCTTGAGATCATGGCCTTTGGCCAACGAATCGAGAGCAATGCGGACCTCTATGATGTAGCCGTCGCCGGTGAACTTTTGGTAGACCGTCCGCTCGACGCCCGGGAACTCAAAGTCGGAGGATCCGCTCTTCTGGGTCGTTCCCCAGGCTGTAAAGCCGATACGCCAGTCACCGGTGCCGGCCAAATCCACATCCTTGAACTTGTGAGGCGGCTCCAGCAGGGCATTGTAGAAGCCCAGATAGAACTCCAGGGCATCGCCCATCCACGCCTGGCTGCCGGAGACCACCGGCTCACTGCCGTTAGCGTTGAGGTCGTCGTCGGTGACATCGGCGGAGATGTAGAGATAGTCGTCATCGATGACAAAGGTGGCATTCCAGCTCATGTCCGTGGAGGTCGGGGTCCAGCCCGTGGTATCGGTACCATTATGGCGCTCAGCCCTGAGCCCGTACTGTTTGTAGTCCGTGAATTCGTTGTCCAGCCCGTCCAGCGAGAACTTGCTGGCGAAGTCGGCGACGTAATAGGCCTTGGCGGTGACGCTGGTATTGCAGGTCAGCGGGCCGGCAACGGATTTGTCGGTGAGATCCATCTCGGTGCCGTCGGAAGCCACCGCAGTGACGGCGAAATAGAGGGTCACCGGTTCGCTGGTCTTGGACCACGGGCGATAGGCATAATACTGGGTCGCATGCGGGATCGCATTGCCAATCAGGACCACACCGGGCGCCGCGACGTTGGTGATCGGCGACTTGCTCATGTAGACATTGTAAGTCTCGGTGCCGATCTCATTATCCACCCAGGCGACGTTGAAGTAATTGTAGGTCACGCCGGGGCCGCTGAAGGTTTCGATGGTGCCGGTGATGGCCGGCGAAACCACCTTGCCTTCGGGGGCTTTGATGCCGACGAGGGTAAAGTTGTCAAAATAAACCGTTCCCGCCCAGTTGTTATCGACATTGTAGTAAATCTGGCAGCCGACGGTGAGGACGGTGGTGGGATCGATTTCGCCGGAGGCGACGTGTTCCAGCACATTATAGGTCATGGTGTTCCACATGCCCGGCTTGAAGGTGCTGTCATTCAGGAAGAAGGATTTCTCCGTCCAGGTCCACTTGGCATGGTCCATGGCGAAGATCGAGATCTGGGCGCCGAGCGGAGCGTCGGCAGGTACCCACACGTCCATGGTGATGGCGGTGGCGCCGGTGTCGCTCTTGCTGGTCCAGCCGAGGTTGATGTTGGTGTTGTCGAAGGAGCCCTTCTTGCTGCCGGCAAGGGCTTTGCCAAAGTCCCAGTTGGTCGCCAGCACGCCGGGGGTCCGGCCGGAGGGATCAGCGGCCTGGGCGATACTGATCAGGCTCGCGCCCCAGCCATTATTGGCGAAACCCTGGAGACCGGCCGAAGGCTTGTCCCAGTTGCCAACCACCCATTTATCGCCCACTTCGAGGGTGTGAAGGGTGTAGTCATCCATCAGGACCTTGCCCTTCCAGGTCTGGCCGGCGCCGAAGTAGATCTCAAGGCCGCCCTTGACTTTCAGCCAGGGCTGGAAATTGGGCCAGGTCTCCATGGCATGCTTGACGGGGTAGTAGATGGTGTTCCACTGCCCGGCCTTGATATGCACGCCTTCGCCGGCGACGGAGAACTTGTAATCGGTCCACTGCCAGGAACCCTCAGCAATCTGCATCCAGACCTTGATGACCGCATTGGTCGGGAAATCGGCCGGAACATAGACCCTGAAGCTGGCGAAGTATGCGCCTTCTGCTTGCGCGGAGGTCCAGAGCAGGTTGACCGGATCGGTGCCGATGGCGGCCTTGGTGTCGCCTTTGGAGGCATCGCAGTCGAGTACGAAAACCTCATTGGTGGCATCATTGGGATCGAATTCAATTGAAACAGCCGTCAAGGCATCACCCCAGTATTTGCCGAAATTAGCCTGGCTGGTCCTGAAATCGGCAACGACGATGGGCTCGACGCCCTCGATGGCAAAATTATCGATGAGGATATCGCCGCTCCAGGTCGGGCTGGAACTCTTGTCGCTCGGGAAATAAACCTCAATGCCGCCCTTGATCTTCAGCCAGGGCTGGAAATTGGGATAGGCTTCCATCATCCCGAGGACGGGGTAGTGCAGGGTGACCCACTGGCCGGCCTTGCAATGCATCCCTTCACCTGCGATCGACCACTTGTAATCGGTCCATTGCCAGGAGCCTTCGGCGATCTGCGCCCAGAGTTTGACTTGCGCTGAATCTGGGAAATCGGCGGGGAGATAGACGTCCACGGTGAAGAATTTGGCGCCCTGCTGCAGGGCCGAAGTCCAGCCGAGAGGCAGGGGATCGATACCGATCGCGGCCTTGCCATCACCAGTCGCAGCCGTGCAGGAGAGTTTGAGAACACCGGTCGAACGGCCGGTGGGATCGGCCGCTCGGCTCAACGAATTGGCGGCATTGCCCCACCAGATACCCCAATTCTGCGTGCCGGCGCTGGTGCTCTCAAAATCGAACTGGACCTGAGAGAAAGCCATGCTGCCCAGCAGCAGAATCGTGGAGACCACAACCATCACTTTCGAAAAAAGTTTCATGCTTGCCTCCTGATACGATTAGGAAAAATGCGGCATTCTGAAAAAAAGGTACGGCTCCATTGCATCACAGCTCAACGTGCGATCAGTTCACCTCCTTCCGCTTGTGCAGTATGTGCAGCCATGGAACTTGTGCGGTCATCGCGAGGCCGGCGTACCCATCACGCCGTCAAGCTGATGGCCACGG is a window encoding:
- a CDS encoding TonB-dependent receptor → MVQRFAIPLLVVFLCAAFLAAPVMAGETGKIAGRVTDAASGQPLIGANVMIIERLESGRPISLSGSAIQGAVTDPNGEYYIINIKPGIYTVKFVYIGYQSVNRTQVTVSVDLTTKVDCRLSTTVLESGESIDIVADRVQVQKDLTSSQVSFGADKIDQLPVRSVAELVNLQAGVVTDDSGNLHIRGGRTSEITYMVDGVKVVDPLSRSAGISIDDQAIQELKTITGTFNAEYGQALSGVVNIVTKQGSDQFHVNATGYFGDHLSFDDGTYYVMSNAAWANAAARALTRGGNFIIYDFGKINPFTSSAQATKPWLTRKAYLNRYDPTTNTDFQVNISGPIPLTQKRLTYFVSGRYQNSPSFIQGVRYFMPWGFRSPAGDTVHTFAKADNAMVPLGWYKGYSSQAKFFLDASTKLKLSYGLYYNYDRSYGVGWDYKYVPDAGKHYNTRSQTHIFSAKYIASKSTFLDFKANYYNKRHKNFLYEDPYDYRYMPTESAMIEQYVYGRSVEDDISVITRTNDFTYYGNSTDIGKNDVSYYNFSLDLTSQLNKRHLVKMGAATTLNDLRNDWYQLQFSDVTFRPIVPAESSPYHVRYGAKPREMSAYIQDKIEFNELIINIGLRYDYFDPDGRVLADPMDPQIYAPFKMDHIYSNYAPGTPDSALVKYTVAEREKFWWKKASAKSQLSPRFGLSFPITDKGVIHFSYGWFFQNPQMSYLYDNPNFWITGAGASNLVGNADLNAERTVMYELGLQQQLSDNLYLHLTGFYRDIRDWLGTGEPIDTYQGMTYYNYVNKDHAAAKGVTLSGSYRLSKLALNVDYTYMTAKGTSSNPQDAYYDALAKVAPRIQMINLNWDQRQALNTVFSWADRGWSASLVSTINSGLPYTPSFARGEVSGSGTFTGLRENSERKPMTYNLDLRVGRTISFGTVRAQVFCNVTNLLDTRNANGIYSDTGRPDYTLQGINQVDRVGMPDVEISNVAEYFTRPGNYSSPRFIQLGLRLSK
- a CDS encoding sugar-binding protein; protein product: MKLFSKVMVVVSTILLLGSMAFSQVQFDFESTSAGTQNWGIWWGNAANSLSRAADPTGRSTGVLKLSCTAATGDGKAAIGIDPLPLGWTSALQQGAKFFTVDVYLPADFPDSAQVKLWAQIAEGSWQWTDYKWSIAGEGMHCKAGQWVTLHYPVLGMMEAYPNFQPWLKIKGGIEVYFPSDKSSSPTWSGDILIDNFAIEGVEPIVVADFRTSQANFGKYWGDALTAVSIEFDPNDATNEVFVLDCDASKGDTKAAIGTDPVNLLWTSAQAEGAYFASFRVYVPADFPTNAVIKVWMQIAEGSWQWTDYKFSVAGEGVHIKAGQWNTIYYPVKHAMETWPNFQPWLKVKGGLEIYFGAGQTWKGKVLMDDYTLHTLEVGDKWVVGNWDKPSAGLQGFANNGWGASLISIAQAADPSGRTPGVLATNWDFGKALAGSKKGSFDNTNINLGWTSKSDTGATAITMDVWVPADAPLGAQISIFAMDHAKWTWTEKSFFLNDSTFKPGMWNTMTYNVLEHVASGEIDPTTVLTVGCQIYYNVDNNWAGTVYFDNFTLVGIKAPEGKVVSPAITGTIETFSGPGVTYNYFNVAWVDNEIGTETYNVYMSKSPITNVAAPGVVLIGNAIPHATQYYAYRPWSKTSEPVTLYFAVTAVASDGTEMDLTDKSVAGPLTCNTSVTAKAYYVADFASKFSLDGLDNEFTDYKQYGLRAERHNGTDTTGWTPTSTDMSWNATFVIDDDYLYISADVTDDDLNANGSEPVVSGSQAWMGDALEFYLGFYNALLEPPHKFKDVDLAGTGDWRIGFTAWGTTQKSGSSDFEFPGVERTVYQKFTGDGYIIEVRIALDSLAKGHDLKVVDGMMMPLRIDGTDLDPSKGDTGRTLWTGWGNQGNSQDWMRPATFGFLQVIGGPTAVETEPVQPLVFELKNNYPNPFNPVTTISYQVAKTSPVRIAVYDLLGKEVATLVDGQITAGSHTITWNGQNHAGQAVSSGVYFCRMITPEYSHILKMTLLK